In Sardina pilchardus chromosome 8, fSarPil1.1, whole genome shotgun sequence, a genomic segment contains:
- the gkap1 gene encoding G kinase-anchoring protein 1 isoform X1: MASAVISVPTTASRFALLQVDSDSDSDSEPGKKGGKSGKAGAGKLGGKTSQNSDKKKEKKKRKKGQQQNEANELRNLAFKKLPQKTGAAAPTPTLQGLANELLQPGSQAGNGDHAGAPEGWQQWKQRDEQLTSELYEADLEKALILSKLDFEQQKPDPVSLEQASPKAKSSGSKKEKKKKNQQGKDKCLTVSLKDFQTEANIDQLSKRAEKEESKAVNLPAHDDKFFDKLENEVSKIVQRDKRREQFSNSAGQEVNTSSEYEQVRLQSQRSNQDVRTEQLKFELEKKDEEITQLKKTISQWELKYREVKARNAQLLKMLQQGEMKDKAEILLQVDELLNIKEELSSQVASLHGSLEQERSKVKELQSDQPRHQGNRKAKKGLEGD; the protein is encoded by the exons ATGGCTTCAGCGGTAATTTCGGTGCCTACCACAGCCTCGCGCTTTGCTCTGCTCCAGGTCGACTCTGATTCGGACTCCGACTCAGAACCAGGAAAGAAGGGCGGAAAGAGTGGAAAGGCGGGAGCGGGGAAGTTGGGTGGAAAGACAAGTCAGAATTCTGataagaagaaggagaagaagaaacgCAAAAAGGGCCAACAGCAGAATGAAGCTAATGAG CTCAGGAACCTTGCCTTTAAGAAACTTCCACAGAAGACTGGAGCTGCGGCACCAACGCCAACCCTGCAAGGCCTGGCCAATGAGCTGCTGCAGCCTGGCTCTCAGGCTGGCAACGGAGATCACGCTGGCGCGCCGGAGGGCTGGCAGCAGTGGAAGCAGAGGGATGAGCAG CTTACCAGTGAACTGTACGAAGCTGACCTGGAGAAAGCACTAATTCTCAGCAAGCTTGACTTTGAGCAGCAGAAACCG GATCCTGTGAGTTTAGAGCAGGCGTCACCCAAAGCCAAGAGCTCAGGGAgcaagaaggagaaaaagaagaagaaccaACAGGGCAAGGACAAGTGCCTCACTGTCTCCCTTAAGGATTTCCAGACAGAGGCAAACATCG atCAGCTGAGCAAGCGGGCAGAGAAAGAG GAGTCCAAAGCTGTAAACCTACCTGCGCATGATGACAAGTTCTTTGACAAGTTAGAGAATGAAGTGAGCAAAATTGTTCAGAGAGACAAACGACGAGAGCAGTTCTCTAACAGTGCCGGCCAGGAGGTCAACACCTCTTCAGAATATGAACAGGTGAGACTTCAATCTCAAAGAAGCAACCAG GATGTGAGAACTGAGCAATTGAAGTTTGAACTGGAGAAGAAAGATGAAGAAATCACCCAACTAAAAAAGACTATATCTCAGTGGGAG CTGAAGTATAGGGAAGTGAAGGCCAGAAATGCCCAGCTTCTCAAGATGCTCCAACAGGGCGAGA TGAAGGACAAAGCAGAAATACTGCTGCAAGTAGATGAATTGCTAAACATCAAAGAAGAACTGtcatcacag GTGGCGTCATTACATGGTTCTTTAGAACAAGAACGGTCAAAAGTAAAAGAGTTGCAATCAGACCAACCTAGGCATCAG GGCAACCGTAAGGCGAAAAAAGGCTTGGAGGGCGATTAA
- the gkap1 gene encoding G kinase-anchoring protein 1 isoform X2 → MASAVISVPTTASRFALLQVDSDSDSDSEPGKKGGKSGKAGAGKLGGKTSQNSDKKKEKKKRKKGQQQNEANELRNLAFKKLPQKTGAAAPTPTLQGLANELLQPGSQAGNGDHAGAPEGWQQWKQRDEQLTSELYEADLEKALILSKLDFEQQKPDPVSLEQASPKAKSSGSKKEKKKKNQQGKDKCLTVSLKDFQTEANIDQLSKRAEKEESKAVNLPAHDDKFFDKLENEVSKIVQRDKRREQFSNSAGQEVNTSSEYEQDVRTEQLKFELEKKDEEITQLKKTISQWELKYREVKARNAQLLKMLQQGEMKDKAEILLQVDELLNIKEELSSQVASLHGSLEQERSKVKELQSDQPRHQGNRKAKKGLEGD, encoded by the exons ATGGCTTCAGCGGTAATTTCGGTGCCTACCACAGCCTCGCGCTTTGCTCTGCTCCAGGTCGACTCTGATTCGGACTCCGACTCAGAACCAGGAAAGAAGGGCGGAAAGAGTGGAAAGGCGGGAGCGGGGAAGTTGGGTGGAAAGACAAGTCAGAATTCTGataagaagaaggagaagaagaaacgCAAAAAGGGCCAACAGCAGAATGAAGCTAATGAG CTCAGGAACCTTGCCTTTAAGAAACTTCCACAGAAGACTGGAGCTGCGGCACCAACGCCAACCCTGCAAGGCCTGGCCAATGAGCTGCTGCAGCCTGGCTCTCAGGCTGGCAACGGAGATCACGCTGGCGCGCCGGAGGGCTGGCAGCAGTGGAAGCAGAGGGATGAGCAG CTTACCAGTGAACTGTACGAAGCTGACCTGGAGAAAGCACTAATTCTCAGCAAGCTTGACTTTGAGCAGCAGAAACCG GATCCTGTGAGTTTAGAGCAGGCGTCACCCAAAGCCAAGAGCTCAGGGAgcaagaaggagaaaaagaagaagaaccaACAGGGCAAGGACAAGTGCCTCACTGTCTCCCTTAAGGATTTCCAGACAGAGGCAAACATCG atCAGCTGAGCAAGCGGGCAGAGAAAGAG GAGTCCAAAGCTGTAAACCTACCTGCGCATGATGACAAGTTCTTTGACAAGTTAGAGAATGAAGTGAGCAAAATTGTTCAGAGAGACAAACGACGAGAGCAGTTCTCTAACAGTGCCGGCCAGGAGGTCAACACCTCTTCAGAATATGAACAG GATGTGAGAACTGAGCAATTGAAGTTTGAACTGGAGAAGAAAGATGAAGAAATCACCCAACTAAAAAAGACTATATCTCAGTGGGAG CTGAAGTATAGGGAAGTGAAGGCCAGAAATGCCCAGCTTCTCAAGATGCTCCAACAGGGCGAGA TGAAGGACAAAGCAGAAATACTGCTGCAAGTAGATGAATTGCTAAACATCAAAGAAGAACTGtcatcacag GTGGCGTCATTACATGGTTCTTTAGAACAAGAACGGTCAAAAGTAAAAGAGTTGCAATCAGACCAACCTAGGCATCAG GGCAACCGTAAGGCGAAAAAAGGCTTGGAGGGCGATTAA